A region of the Myxococcus stipitatus DSM 14675 genome:
ATTTCGCTCGGAGTGTTTGTCAGTGAATAGAGCGCCTGAGCCCAGACAGTCCGGGCCCTCCAGTTGAAAGGCAGGGGGCCGCGCACGCCCAACGCACCTCCTCGCCATGCCGACCCCGTTATCCCGCCGCCTCGCCCGTCCCCAGCCCCGTTCCCCGCCGCCCCACCCGCCCCCGGCTTTCCGGCCACACCCTGCCTTTCAACCGGACAGACGTCATTGCAAGGTGATTGCCAGGGAGGCCCGTTCCCGCGTCTTCCCTCGGAGCGCGCGGTGGGGACTGGCCCGTGGGACGAGGAAGGTGTCGGCTCGTCTGAAAAAATCACTGTCCAGCCGTGAACGCGGCGGGAAAAACGACACACCTGAGTGGATGACAGACAGCCCCGCAGGGCAGGCGCCGCTGTGGTGCGCGCGGGTGCCCTGTCCCGACAGCGGGCGTGACCTGGTGCTGGCGAAGATTTGACAGAGTTGAGTCAGCGCATGTCTGTCCATTCAGGCACCTTGGCTGGCGTCGAATCCGGCGCCGTCTGGTTCGACGGTCCTCTCCAGCGAGAAGGGTGATGCGTCCCGCGTCGCGGAAGAGGGCGGCGTCTTGCCTTGAACCCAGCAACATCCGAGGAGTCGTCCATGAACAGCATGAAGTGGGTGATGTCCGCCACGGTGGTGGCGATGACCGTCGTCGGCTGTGGTCCCGCGTCCGCGGTGGATGCGCCGAAGGACCCGCGGGCGTCGAAGGAGGGCCTCGCGCTGCCGTCCTTCTATGGTTCCGACACGTTGAAGGAGGCGGCCATCGCGGCGGTCCTCCAGTCGGGCTCCGGGCTGGTCGTCGAGGGCAAGGGCTCTGGCGTGGGCGAGGCCTGCCTGCGCAACGGCGTGGGCTCCAGCGGCTTCTGCGCCGCGGGCGCGCAGACGCTGGCCCCCATGTCGCGCGACTTCGCGGCGCCGAAGACGGCGTCGGGCGCGGCCTGTCTCAATGGTGCCTCCGCCGACGCGAAGGGCTGCTGCCCGGGGGAGCGCAGCAACGTCATTGCCCTGGATGCGGTGATTGCCTACGTGAGCACGACGCGGGCCGCGGCGCTGCCGAGCAATGGCCTCACCACGCAGGAGCTGCGTCGCATCTTCTTCGCCACGGACAGCTCCGGCGTCGCCATCCCCAGCGCGTGCCCCACCGACTGGAGCGCGCTGGGCCTGCCCTCCGCGCCCATCGTCAAGTACCGCCGCGACGACCTGTCCGGCACCACGGACACCTTCAAGTCGCTGCTCAAGGGCGGCACCTTCTGCCCGGGCGTGACGGTCATCGTCGATGAGTCCGCCTCCAACCCCAGCCCCTGCGTCGCGACGGACAACGCGACCACGTGCATCGGCAAGCTGACGGCGTCGAACAACAACGCCATCGGCTATGCCGGAGACCCGGCGTCCCGCACGGGCAACGCGAAGCTGTCGCTGAAGGCCGTGGCCCCCATCTCCCCGACGACCAGCACGTACGTCGCGCCCACCGTCGCCAACATCCGCAAGCTGCTCCAGGGCGGCTCCTCGGATGCCTATCCGCTGGCCCGCCGCATCTTCCTGAACGAGAACACCGTCGCCGCCCGCTCCTTCGACGAGGACGTCCTCTACAACTGGGCCTTCGCCAGCAACCGGGACGAGTTCGAGGCCATCCTCGTGGAGCAGGGCTTCATCGCGTGCACGGAGGGGTCCTCGCTGGACTGCGGCCCGGGGCTCTGCGGCGCGCCGTGAGCTGACCTTCGCCCGGGCCACCTCGTGGGGTTCGGCACCGGGCCGGAGGAGGGTCCGCTCCTCCGACCCCGCGTCGGCTCCCGCTCCCCTTCATTGAAAGGCGTCTTCGCCATGCACCTGAAGAAACGCTTCGTGCCTCGCTCGTCGTTGCTCGCCGTCT
Encoded here:
- a CDS encoding substrate-binding domain-containing protein; the encoded protein is MNSMKWVMSATVVAMTVVGCGPASAVDAPKDPRASKEGLALPSFYGSDTLKEAAIAAVLQSGSGLVVEGKGSGVGEACLRNGVGSSGFCAAGAQTLAPMSRDFAAPKTASGAACLNGASADAKGCCPGERSNVIALDAVIAYVSTTRAAALPSNGLTTQELRRIFFATDSSGVAIPSACPTDWSALGLPSAPIVKYRRDDLSGTTDTFKSLLKGGTFCPGVTVIVDESASNPSPCVATDNATTCIGKLTASNNNAIGYAGDPASRTGNAKLSLKAVAPISPTTSTYVAPTVANIRKLLQGGSSDAYPLARRIFLNENTVAARSFDEDVLYNWAFASNRDEFEAILVEQGFIACTEGSSLDCGPGLCGAP